The following are from one region of the Candidatus Firestonebacteria bacterium RIFOXYD2_FULL_39_29 genome:
- a CDS encoding LPS export ABC transporter permease LptF: MKIKIITKYILKEMVGPFFVGFILFTLIFLSDKMTELTDLVINCGVGIFTTLQLLIFIMPAFLAITMPMGVLVGVMVAFNRLNSDNEIIAMKISGIHIRTLIFPVLTASLIGSFIMIGWNNYVLPWGNSSFKNLVYKITSERASLAIQQKVFVSDFDKFVFYVDEKDDKNTFKNIIVFTQETENEPSYFISAKTGSIHSDPMEKAVYLRLEDGTFHQANPKERNLYSRIKFNSYDINLDLKNKLAGMVSNEKSAREMDLTELGSEITKSFQKGINTNNLKVEYHKKIAIPFACTAFTIIGIALGISIRVKGRSLSFLISLVLILFYYFLLIAGEITGSGGLLIPWLAMWLPNIITCIAGVILLYLSIREKISL; this comes from the coding sequence ATGAAGATTAAAATTATCACAAAATACATTTTAAAAGAGATGGTGGGACCTTTCTTTGTCGGATTTATACTTTTTACTCTTATATTTCTTAGCGACAAAATGACGGAACTTACTGATTTGGTCATCAATTGCGGTGTTGGAATATTTACTACTCTGCAATTACTTATTTTTATTATGCCTGCATTTCTTGCAATTACTATGCCTATGGGAGTTCTGGTAGGAGTAATGGTGGCCTTTAACAGGTTAAACTCAGATAATGAAATAATAGCCATGAAAATAAGCGGAATTCATATAAGGACTTTAATATTTCCTGTCCTCACTGCGAGTCTTATTGGAAGCTTTATTATGATTGGTTGGAATAATTATGTATTACCATGGGGAAACTCCTCTTTTAAAAACCTTGTTTACAAGATAACCAGCGAGAGAGCCTCACTTGCTATTCAACAAAAAGTGTTTGTTTCAGATTTTGATAAGTTCGTATTTTATGTTGACGAGAAAGATGACAAAAATACCTTTAAAAATATTATAGTATTTACACAGGAAACAGAGAACGAGCCTTCTTATTTTATTTCAGCAAAAACCGGGTCAATACATTCTGATCCCATGGAAAAAGCAGTTTATTTAAGACTCGAAGATGGGACTTTTCATCAGGCCAATCCAAAAGAAAGAAACTTATATTCAAGAATAAAATTTAACAGTTATGATATTAACCTTGATTTGAAAAATAAGCTGGCAGGAATGGTGTCAAACGAGAAATCTGCGAGAGAGATGGATTTAACAGAACTTGGCAGTGAAATCACAAAATCCTTTCAAAAAGGTATTAATACAAATAATCTAAAGGTGGAATATCATAAAAAAATAGCAATTCCTTTTGCTTGTACGGCTTTTACTATAATAGGAATAGCACTGGGTATATCTATTAGAGTAAAAGGGCGTTCTTTAAGCTTTCTGATTTCTTTAGTACTTATACTTTTTTATTATTTTCTCCTAATTGCCGGAGAGATAACGGGTTCAGGAGGATTACTTATTCCCTGGCTGGCCATGTGGCTTCCCAATATCATAACCTGCATTGCTGGAGTTATATTACTTTATTTGTCAATTAGAGAAAAAATATCATTATGA